Proteins co-encoded in one Paracoccus aestuarii genomic window:
- a CDS encoding ABC transporter permease encodes MLGYVLRRVLAVIPVMLLVAVFVFLLLRLTPGDPAAIIAGDMATPAQLERIREAMGLNDPIHIQFITWVGQLLRGDLGVSLISNTPVAAMVADRIGPTLSIAVLTILMSVALAVPMGVLAAWKHRSAADYAVMTFSVLGFSVPVFVIGYLFILVFSLQLGWFPVQGFRPLSAGLGAFLSTAFLPALTLSTIYVALIARMTRANMLDVLGEDYIRTARAKGAPERRVLFRHALRNAAVPILTVIGTGFALLIGGVVVTETVFNIPGVGRLTVDAILARDYPVIQAMILLTSFLYVLVNLLIDLSYSLFDPRIRY; translated from the coding sequence ATGCTGGGCTATGTTCTGCGCCGCGTTCTGGCGGTGATTCCGGTCATGCTGCTGGTGGCGGTCTTCGTCTTTCTGCTGCTGCGCCTGACGCCGGGCGATCCGGCGGCGATCATCGCGGGTGACATGGCCACCCCCGCCCAGCTTGAACGCATCCGCGAGGCGATGGGCCTCAACGACCCGATCCACATCCAGTTCATCACCTGGGTGGGTCAGCTGCTGCGCGGCGATCTGGGCGTGTCGCTGATCTCGAACACGCCGGTGGCGGCGATGGTCGCGGACCGGATCGGGCCGACCCTGTCCATCGCGGTGCTGACCATCCTGATGTCGGTGGCGCTGGCCGTGCCGATGGGGGTGCTGGCCGCGTGGAAGCATCGCAGCGCCGCCGATTACGCGGTGATGACGTTTTCGGTGCTGGGCTTTTCGGTGCCGGTCTTCGTGATCGGCTATCTGTTCATCCTGGTCTTCTCGCTGCAGCTGGGCTGGTTCCCGGTCCAGGGCTTCCGGCCCCTGTCCGCGGGGCTGGGGGCGTTTCTGTCCACCGCCTTCCTGCCCGCGCTGACGCTGTCCACGATCTATGTCGCGCTGATCGCGCGGATGACGCGCGCCAACATGCTGGACGTGCTGGGCGAGGATTACATCCGCACCGCCCGCGCCAAGGGCGCCCCGGAACGCCGGGTGCTGTTCCGCCATGCGCTGCGGAATGCCGCCGTGCCGATCCTGACGGTGATCGGCACGGGCTTTGCGCTGCTGATCGGGGGCGTGGTGGTCACGGAAACCGTCTTCAACATCCCCGGCGTGGGCCGCCTTACGGTCGATGCGATCCTGGCGCGGGATTATCCGGTGATCCAGGCGATGATCCTGCTGACCAGTTTCCTCTATGTGCTGGTGAACCTGCTGATCGACCTCAGCTACAGCCTCTTTGACCCAAGGATCCGCTACTGA
- a CDS encoding ABC transporter substrate-binding protein, translating to MFNRLTATFLASTMLTGAAWAETTITAVMHSGLRVLDPIITTAHISRNHAYMIYDVLVAQDSDFQPQPQMADWTTSDDGLIWTFTLREGLVFHDGEPVTAADAVASLNRWAQRDAGGQVIMDRTESLEATDDRTITWTLSEPFVPMLDVLSKQSAIPPFIMPARVAETPADEAITEYVGSGPFTFNEAEFQPGLKVVYEKFEDYVPRDEPASWMAGGKVVNVDRVEWVNMPDVQTAVNALSSGEIDYIEAMQVDLIPLLEGDPDIVVETREPTGMQTMTRMNFLHPPFDNPQIRQAALKAVTQEPILAAMVGNPEYYQVCGAVLGCGTPLESDGGAETLVQGGGADEARALLEEAGYDGTPVVIMAPTDLVALVTQPVVVSQMLREAGFTVDMQPMDWQTLVTRRASQAAPADGGWNIFITNWMVPEISNPISNPMLSGRGDDAWFGWPTDEAIEALKEDYIDAETPEAQAEVAARIQDHALENGLLIPLGQYTLPQARRTTITDMIDSPVPVFWGITKSE from the coding sequence ATGTTCAACAGACTGACTGCGACGTTCCTTGCCTCGACCATGCTGACCGGCGCGGCCTGGGCCGAGACCACCATCACCGCCGTGATGCATTCGGGCCTGCGCGTGCTGGACCCGATCATCACCACCGCCCATATCAGCCGCAACCACGCCTACATGATCTATGACGTGCTGGTGGCGCAGGACAGCGACTTCCAGCCGCAGCCGCAGATGGCCGACTGGACCACCTCCGACGACGGGCTGATCTGGACCTTCACCCTGCGCGAGGGGCTGGTCTTCCATGACGGCGAACCCGTCACGGCCGCCGATGCGGTCGCGTCCCTGAACCGGTGGGCGCAGCGCGATGCGGGCGGTCAGGTCATCATGGACCGCACCGAGAGCCTGGAGGCCACGGACGACCGCACCATCACCTGGACGCTGAGCGAGCCCTTCGTGCCGATGCTGGACGTGCTGTCCAAGCAATCCGCCATCCCGCCCTTCATCATGCCCGCCCGCGTGGCGGAAACCCCCGCCGACGAGGCGATCACCGAATATGTCGGCTCGGGCCCCTTCACCTTCAACGAGGCCGAATTCCAGCCCGGCCTGAAGGTCGTCTATGAGAAATTCGAGGATTACGTCCCCCGCGACGAGCCCGCCTCCTGGATGGCGGGCGGCAAGGTGGTGAATGTGGACCGCGTCGAATGGGTCAACATGCCCGACGTGCAGACCGCCGTGAACGCGCTGTCCAGCGGCGAGATCGACTATATCGAGGCGATGCAGGTCGACCTGATCCCCCTGCTGGAGGGTGATCCCGACATCGTGGTGGAGACGCGCGAGCCGACCGGCATGCAGACCATGACGCGGATGAACTTCCTGCACCCGCCCTTCGACAACCCCCAGATCCGCCAGGCCGCGCTGAAGGCCGTCACGCAGGAACCGATCCTGGCCGCGATGGTCGGCAATCCCGAATACTATCAGGTCTGCGGCGCGGTGCTGGGCTGCGGCACGCCGCTGGAAAGCGATGGCGGGGCCGAGACCCTGGTCCAGGGCGGCGGCGCGGACGAGGCCCGCGCCCTGCTGGAGGAGGCGGGCTATGACGGCACCCCCGTCGTCATCATGGCACCGACCGATCTGGTCGCCTTGGTGACCCAGCCCGTGGTCGTGTCCCAGATGCTGCGCGAGGCGGGCTTCACCGTCGACATGCAGCCGATGGACTGGCAGACGCTGGTGACGCGCCGCGCGAGCCAAGCGGCCCCTGCGGATGGCGGCTGGAACATCTTCATCACCAACTGGATGGTGCCCGAGATCTCGAACCCGATCTCGAACCCGATGCTCAGCGGGCGGGGCGATGACGCCTGGTTCGGCTGGCCCACCGACGAGGCGATCGAGGCGCTGAAGGAGGACTATATCGACGCCGAGACGCCCGAGGCGCAGGCCGAGGTCGCGGCCCGCATCCAGGATCACGCGCTGGAGAACGGCCTGCTGATCCCTCTGGGCCAATACACCCTGCCGCAGGCCCGCCGCACCACGATCACCGACATGATCGACAGCCCGGTCCCGGTCTTCTGGGGCATCACCAAGTCCGAGTGA
- a CDS encoding M81 family metallopeptidase produces the protein MPRPARRVALAGFVHESNSFAPSPADIQAFLQGGGYLPLSRGAQIIDRARDVNLPVAGALAAARERGWDLLPVIWAGAVPSAPVTADCYRAITDELVEGLAALGPLDGVFLDLHGAMVAEGAPDGEGRLLARVRAAVGPDVPVVAALDLHGNISAQMVEAADQMEGFRTYPHVDMALTGRRAAAALDRLMGGARPAKAFRQLDFLIPIAWQATSTEPAAGIYALLEEAEAQGVGASVFMGFPAADVADCGPSVIAYADDAAMADAWADRLARAVADAEPAFRGECLTPDQGVARAMAAPRGPVVLVDTQDNPGAGGDSDTTGMLRALVAADARDAAIGLIVDPAAAAEAHRAGQGAVIDLALGGRSGVAGDAPFAASFTVEALSDGRCHATGPYYGGAHLDLGPCACLRIGGVRIAVASEKAQMADRRMFGFLGIVPEDQAILVVKSSNHFRADFAPIAADILTCAAPGPMPVSPAGLPFRHLRPGIRLEPGGPTFTPPAQG, from the coding sequence ATGCCCCGTCCCGCCCGCCGCGTCGCCCTTGCCGGCTTTGTCCATGAAAGCAATTCCTTCGCCCCCAGCCCGGCGGACATTCAGGCATTCCTGCAGGGCGGCGGCTATCTGCCGCTGAGCCGGGGCGCGCAGATCATCGACCGGGCCCGCGACGTGAACCTGCCCGTGGCCGGCGCCTTGGCCGCGGCGCGCGAACGGGGCTGGGACCTGCTGCCGGTGATCTGGGCGGGGGCGGTGCCCTCGGCGCCGGTGACGGCGGACTGCTACCGCGCGATCACGGATGAGCTGGTCGAGGGGCTGGCCGCCTTGGGCCCGCTGGACGGGGTGTTTCTGGACCTGCACGGCGCGATGGTGGCCGAGGGCGCGCCCGATGGGGAGGGCAGGCTGCTGGCCCGGGTGCGCGCGGCGGTGGGGCCCGACGTGCCGGTGGTGGCCGCGCTGGACCTGCACGGCAATATCAGCGCCCAGATGGTCGAGGCCGCCGACCAGATGGAGGGGTTCCGCACCTATCCCCATGTCGACATGGCGCTGACCGGCCGCAGGGCCGCGGCGGCGCTGGACCGGCTGATGGGCGGCGCGCGCCCGGCCAAGGCCTTTCGCCAGCTGGATTTCCTGATCCCCATCGCCTGGCAGGCGACATCGACCGAACCCGCGGCGGGGATCTATGCCCTGCTGGAGGAGGCCGAGGCCCAAGGCGTCGGCGCATCGGTCTTCATGGGCTTTCCGGCGGCGGATGTGGCCGATTGCGGGCCCTCGGTCATCGCCTATGCCGATGATGCGGCAATGGCCGATGCCTGGGCCGACCGGCTGGCCCGGGCCGTCGCCGATGCCGAACCCGCCTTCCGGGGGGAATGCCTGACCCCGGATCAGGGCGTGGCCCGCGCCATGGCCGCGCCGCGCGGGCCGGTGGTGCTGGTGGACACCCAGGACAATCCCGGCGCGGGGGGCGATTCCGACACGACGGGCATGCTGCGCGCGCTGGTCGCGGCGGATGCGCGCGATGCGGCGATCGGGCTGATCGTCGATCCCGCCGCCGCGGCCGAGGCGCATCGCGCGGGGCAGGGGGCGGTGATCGACCTGGCCTTGGGCGGCCGCTCCGGCGTCGCGGGCGACGCGCCCTTCGCCGCATCCTTCACCGTCGAGGCGCTGTCGGACGGGCGCTGCCATGCGACCGGCCCCTATTATGGCGGCGCGCATCTGGATCTGGGGCCCTGCGCCTGTCTGCGGATCGGGGGCGTGCGCATCGCCGTCGCCTCGGAAAAGGCGCAGATGGCCGACCGCCGGATGTTCGGATTCCTGGGCATCGTCCCCGAGGATCAGGCGATCCTGGTCGTCAAGAGCTCGAACCATTTCCGCGCCGATTTCGCGCCCATCGCGGCGGATATCCTGACCTGCGCCGCGCCCGGGCCGATGCCCGTCAGCCCGGCCGGCCTGCCCTTCCGCCATCTTCGCCCCGGCATCCGGCTGGAACCCGGCGGCCCGACCTTCACGCCCCCCGCGCAAGGCTGA
- a CDS encoding superoxide dismutase yields MRNTLAVLALCTMPAAALAQQEGPFSLPELPYGYDALEPVIDAETMELHHSRHHQSFIDNLNSAVADGDIAEDAQVEDLLASASTQTDRVRNSAGGHWNHTFFWELMAPEGERGEMSSELSEAITAVFGSEDDFRSAFEQAGAGQFGSGWAWLIVDDAGQLQVTSTPNQDNPLMDVAEVQGTPILGNDVWEHAYYLTYNNRRGDYLETWWDVVNWDQVSENYAAALAE; encoded by the coding sequence ATGCGTAACACGCTTGCCGTTCTCGCCCTCTGCACGATGCCCGCCGCGGCGCTGGCCCAGCAGGAAGGCCCCTTCTCGCTGCCCGAACTGCCCTATGGCTATGACGCGCTGGAACCGGTGATCGATGCCGAGACGATGGAGCTGCATCACAGCCGCCACCACCAGTCCTTCATCGACAACCTGAATTCCGCCGTGGCCGATGGCGACATCGCCGAGGATGCCCAAGTCGAGGACCTGCTGGCCAGCGCCAGCACCCAGACCGACCGCGTCCGCAACAGCGCCGGCGGCCATTGGAACCACACCTTCTTCTGGGAGCTGATGGCCCCCGAGGGCGAGCGCGGCGAGATGTCGTCCGAGCTGTCCGAGGCGATCACCGCCGTCTTCGGATCGGAGGATGACTTCCGCAGCGCCTTCGAACAGGCCGGCGCGGGCCAGTTCGGGTCGGGCTGGGCCTGGCTGATCGTGGATGATGCGGGCCAGCTGCAGGTCACCTCGACCCCGAACCAGGACAATCCGCTGATGGACGTGGCCGAGGTTCAGGGCACGCCGATCCTGGGCAATGACGTGTGGGAACACGCCTATTACCTGACCTACAACAACCGCCGGGGCGATTATCTGGAGACCTGGTGGGATGTCGTGAACTGGGACCAGGTGTCGGAAAACTACGCGGCCGCACTGGCCGAGTGA
- a CDS encoding gamma-glutamyltransferase family protein, which produces MTGAIASTHHLATEAGADILRAGGNAFDAAVAAGLALQVVEPHLNGPGGDLPAILWKDGRATVLCAQGPAPAAATIDHYRAEGLTLIPGNGLLATVIPGAFDGWMLMLRDHGTMELAEIMAPAIRLAADGHPILDRAADAIAGLGAFFNEHWPSSAAVWMPGGRAPAKGGLFANPDLAATWRRIAASQGPTREARINAARDAFYRGFVAERIGAFMAEAPLMDESGRPHRGVLTADDMAGYRAHHEAPVTLEQDGWTIAKTGPWGQGPVLLQALAMLAGDDLAAMDPTGPDFAHLVVEALKLSMADREAYYADPDRVAVPMEALLSPAYAALRRAAIGGRADLTLRPGILPGHDAQVAQVRAMLDRLSLPEGAVYEPTMAHLSDAPRGDTVHLDVIDRWGNMVSATPSGGWLQSSPIVPGLGFCLNSRAQMFWLDRDAPCALAPGKRPRTTLSPSLAWHKDGRRISFGTPGGDQQDQWQLLFWLRHAHQGMDLQRAMDAPMFHITHMPSSFHPRTRAPGGVVAEESLPPATLTALEDRGHALTRAPAGSLGRLTAAARGAEGALTAAATTRTAHGRAIVID; this is translated from the coding sequence ATGACCGGCGCAATCGCATCCACCCATCACCTGGCGACCGAGGCCGGGGCCGACATCCTGCGCGCGGGCGGCAACGCCTTCGACGCCGCCGTGGCCGCGGGGCTGGCCCTTCAGGTGGTGGAACCGCATCTGAACGGCCCCGGCGGCGATCTGCCCGCGATCCTGTGGAAGGACGGGCGGGCGACGGTCCTCTGTGCGCAAGGCCCCGCGCCCGCGGCGGCCACCATCGACCATTACCGGGCCGAGGGGCTGACCCTGATCCCCGGCAACGGCCTGCTGGCGACCGTCATTCCGGGCGCCTTCGACGGCTGGATGCTGATGCTGCGCGATCACGGCACGATGGAGCTGGCGGAGATCATGGCCCCCGCCATCCGTCTGGCCGCCGACGGCCATCCGATCCTGGACCGCGCGGCGGATGCCATCGCGGGTCTGGGCGCGTTCTTCAACGAACACTGGCCGTCATCCGCAGCGGTCTGGATGCCGGGGGGGCGGGCCCCGGCCAAGGGCGGGCTGTTCGCCAACCCCGACCTGGCCGCGACCTGGCGGCGGATCGCCGCGTCGCAGGGCCCCACGCGCGAGGCGCGGATCAACGCGGCGCGCGACGCTTTCTATCGCGGCTTCGTCGCCGAACGCATCGGCGCCTTCATGGCCGAGGCGCCGCTGATGGACGAAAGCGGTCGGCCCCATCGCGGCGTGCTGACCGCCGATGACATGGCGGGATACCGGGCGCATCACGAGGCCCCGGTGACGCTGGAACAGGACGGCTGGACCATCGCCAAGACCGGGCCTTGGGGGCAGGGGCCGGTCCTGCTGCAGGCGCTGGCGATGCTGGCGGGCGACGATCTGGCGGCGATGGACCCAACGGGCCCCGATTTCGCCCATCTGGTGGTCGAGGCGCTGAAGCTCTCCATGGCCGACCGCGAGGCCTATTACGCCGATCCCGACCGCGTCGCCGTGCCGATGGAGGCGCTGCTGTCGCCCGCCTATGCGGCCCTCCGGCGCGCGGCGATCGGGGGCCGCGCCGATCTGACCCTGCGCCCGGGCATCCTGCCGGGCCATGACGCGCAGGTGGCGCAGGTCCGCGCGATGCTGGACCGGCTCAGCCTGCCCGAGGGCGCGGTCTACGAGCCGACCATGGCGCATCTGTCGGATGCGCCGCGCGGCGACACGGTGCATCTGGACGTGATCGACCGGTGGGGGAACATGGTGTCCGCCACGCCTTCGGGCGGCTGGCTGCAAAGCTCGCCCATCGTGCCGGGCCTGGGGTTCTGCCTGAATTCACGGGCGCAGATGTTCTGGCTGGACAGGGATGCGCCCTGCGCGCTGGCGCCGGGCAAGCGGCCGCGCACGACCCTGTCCCCCAGCCTGGCATGGCACAAGGACGGGCGGCGCATCAGCTTCGGCACGCCCGGCGGCGATCAGCAGGATCAGTGGCAGCTGCTGTTCTGGCTGCGCCACGCCCATCAGGGCATGGATCTGCAGCGGGCGATGGACGCGCCGATGTTCCACATCACGCATATGCCGTCCTCGTTCCATCCGCGCACCCGCGCGCCCGGCGGCGTGGTGGCCGAGGAAAGCCTGCCCCCCGCCACCCTGACCGCGCTGGAGGATCGGGGCCACGCCCTGACCCGCGCCCCCGCGGGCAGCCTCGGTCGCCTGACGGCGGCGGCGCGCGGGGCGGAGGGCGCGTTGACGGCCGCGGCCACGACCCGCACCGCGCATGGCCGGGCAATCGTGATCGACTGA
- a CDS encoding ABC transporter permease yields MSDAVIATPAAPVVAPRRQSRAWGKLKRNRSAMVGGIFVLFFVALAVLAPVLPIPNPAATDWGKIRLAPNAEHWLGTDEIGRDILSRMIWGARASLMAGVVSVLIALAVGVPLGVLAGYFGGWTDQIIARATDALLAMPFLILAIALAAFLGPSLTNAMIAIGLSAVPVFVRLTRGQVMSVKTEDHVEGARAIGLGHLRIMTRYILPNVFPPILVQATLTIATAIIAEASLSFLGLGQQPPAPSWGSMLATAKNFLSQAPWMAIWPGAAIFLVVMGFNLLGDGLRDALDPKET; encoded by the coding sequence ATGAGCGATGCCGTGATCGCCACCCCCGCAGCCCCCGTCGTGGCCCCGCGCCGCCAGAGCCGCGCTTGGGGCAAGCTGAAACGCAACCGCAGCGCCATGGTCGGCGGGATCTTCGTGCTGTTCTTCGTGGCTCTGGCGGTGCTGGCGCCGGTCCTGCCGATCCCGAACCCGGCGGCGACCGATTGGGGCAAGATCCGCCTCGCGCCCAATGCCGAACATTGGCTGGGCACGGACGAGATCGGGCGCGATATCCTGTCGCGGATGATCTGGGGGGCGCGGGCCTCGCTGATGGCGGGCGTCGTGTCGGTCCTGATCGCGCTGGCGGTGGGCGTGCCTTTGGGCGTGCTGGCGGGCTATTTCGGCGGCTGGACGGACCAGATCATCGCGCGGGCGACGGATGCGCTCTTGGCCATGCCCTTCCTGATCCTGGCCATCGCGCTGGCGGCATTCCTGGGCCCAAGCCTGACCAATGCCATGATCGCCATCGGCCTGTCGGCGGTGCCGGTCTTCGTACGCCTGACGCGCGGACAGGTCATGTCCGTCAAGACCGAGGACCATGTCGAGGGCGCCCGCGCCATCGGCCTGGGCCATCTGCGGATCATGACCCGCTATATCCTGCCCAATGTCTTTCCGCCGATCCTTGTGCAGGCCACGCTGACCATCGCCACCGCGATCATCGCCGAGGCCTCGCTGTCCTTCCTGGGCCTGGGCCAGCAGCCGCCCGCGCCCAGCTGGGGGTCGATGCTGGCCACGGCCAAGAACTTTCTGTCGCAGGCACCGTGGATGGCCATCTGGCCGGGGGCCGCGATCTTCCTTGTCGTGATGGGCTTCAACCTGCTGGGCGATGGCCTGCGCGACGCACTCGACCCGAAAGAGACCTGA
- a CDS encoding ABC transporter permease, with translation MTRYILNRVLVAIPTLLLVTIFVFMLQKLLPGDPILVLAGEDRDPETIAMLREQYRMNDPLIMQYLYWLGDVMRGDLGTSLRTGLPVTELIAQKLPVTIQLAVMSMIFAMVIGIPAGVMSAVKKGTFWDYLANIVALSGLSVPNFWLGIMLILLVSVNLGWLPASGYESPWVDPVRSFQTMLMPSIVLGTALAATLMRHTRSSMLGVLQADYVRTARAKGLREKTVIRRHAFRNALLPVITLSAVMFGELLAGAVLTEQIFTIPGFGKMVVDAVFNRDYAVVQGVVLVTATGFILINLLADILYVLLNPRMRAAI, from the coding sequence ATGACGCGTTACATCCTGAACCGGGTGCTGGTCGCGATCCCCACGCTGCTCTTGGTCACGATCTTCGTGTTCATGCTGCAAAAGCTGCTGCCCGGCGATCCGATCCTGGTGCTGGCGGGCGAGGATCGCGACCCCGAGACCATCGCCATGCTGCGCGAGCAGTACCGCATGAACGATCCCCTGATCATGCAATATCTCTATTGGCTGGGCGACGTGATGCGCGGCGATCTGGGCACCTCGCTGCGCACCGGCCTGCCGGTGACCGAACTGATCGCGCAGAAGCTGCCGGTGACGATCCAGCTGGCGGTGATGTCGATGATCTTCGCCATGGTGATCGGCATTCCCGCGGGCGTCATGTCGGCGGTGAAGAAGGGCACCTTCTGGGACTATCTGGCCAATATCGTGGCGCTGTCTGGCCTGTCCGTGCCGAATTTCTGGTTGGGGATCATGCTGATCCTGCTGGTCTCGGTCAATCTGGGCTGGCTGCCGGCCTCGGGCTACGAAAGCCCCTGGGTCGATCCGGTGCGCAGCTTCCAGACCATGCTGATGCCGTCGATCGTGCTGGGCACGGCGCTGGCCGCGACGCTGATGCGGCATACGCGATCATCCATGCTGGGCGTGCTGCAGGCCGATTACGTCCGCACCGCCCGCGCCAAGGGTCTGCGCGAAAAGACCGTGATCCGCCGCCATGCCTTCCGCAACGCGCTGCTGCCGGTCATCACGCTCTCGGCGGTGATGTTCGGGGAACTCTTGGCGGGCGCGGTGCTGACCGAGCAGATCTTCACCATCCCGGGTTTCGGCAAGATGGTGGTCGATGCGGTCTTCAACCGCGATTACGCCGTGGTCCAGGGCGTGGTGCTGGTCACCGCGACGGGCTTCATCCTGATCAACCTGTTGGCGGACATCCTCTATGTCCTGCTGAACCCACGCATGAGGGCCGCGATATGA
- a CDS encoding ABC transporter substrate-binding protein yields the protein MRIKTFMATLLTTVAFGGMAAAQDLRIGLNEDPDFLDPAQSRTFVSSLVYESLCNRLFNTNTDMEIIPELATEWDWSDDGLTLVLQLREGVVHHDGTPFNADSARRVLERNMTLPQSSRRSELTSIEGVEATGEHELTITLNAPDVTLLAQLAHHAGRMYSPDAAEPAAERFGQAPVCTGPYQFAERVEGDRIVLTKFADHWEADEYQYDRVIYQPIPDTTVRLANVRSGDLDIIERTAPSDVPQIQGDGSLQLFEIANIGYQGITINVGNGSRAEGPLGSDARVRQALSLAIDREALNQVVFEGQYVPGNQWAAPGTTWYDERDPLPARDVDRARELLAEAGVDTPLRIEMQVGNSPVAMQQAQVVQAMAAEAGFDISLRATEFATLLSENAAGNFDMSQQGWSGRIDPDANIHPFVSCEGGNNDQKYCNEEVDALLAQARAEPDPEARKALYDQTREILAEDLPIIYLYHIKYFFTMRQGIEGFEPYADGIIRLRGVSG from the coding sequence ATGAGAATCAAGACCTTCATGGCGACGCTGCTGACCACGGTGGCATTCGGGGGCATGGCCGCCGCGCAGGATCTGCGGATCGGGCTGAACGAGGATCCCGATTTCCTGGACCCCGCGCAGTCGCGGACCTTCGTGTCCTCGCTGGTCTATGAATCGCTCTGCAACCGGCTGTTCAACACGAATACCGATATGGAGATCATCCCCGAACTGGCCACCGAATGGGACTGGTCGGATGACGGGCTGACGCTGGTGCTGCAACTGCGCGAGGGCGTGGTCCATCACGACGGCACCCCCTTCAACGCCGACAGCGCGCGCCGCGTGCTGGAACGCAACATGACCCTGCCGCAATCCTCGCGCCGGTCGGAACTGACCTCGATCGAGGGCGTCGAGGCCACGGGCGAACACGAGCTGACCATCACGCTGAACGCCCCCGACGTGACCCTGCTGGCGCAGCTGGCCCACCATGCGGGCCGGATGTATTCGCCCGACGCGGCCGAGCCCGCCGCCGAACGCTTTGGCCAGGCGCCGGTCTGCACCGGCCCCTATCAGTTCGCCGAACGGGTCGAGGGCGACCGGATCGTGCTGACCAAGTTCGCCGATCACTGGGAGGCCGACGAATATCAATATGACCGCGTGATCTATCAGCCGATCCCCGACACGACCGTGCGTCTGGCCAATGTCCGTTCGGGCGATCTGGACATCATCGAACGCACCGCGCCGTCAGACGTGCCGCAGATCCAGGGCGACGGCAGCCTGCAGCTGTTCGAGATCGCCAATATCGGCTATCAGGGCATCACCATCAATGTGGGCAACGGCTCGCGCGCGGAAGGGCCTCTGGGATCGGATGCGCGGGTGCGCCAGGCGCTGTCGCTGGCCATCGACCGCGAGGCGCTGAACCAGGTCGTCTTCGAGGGCCAGTATGTGCCAGGCAACCAATGGGCCGCGCCGGGCACCACCTGGTATGACGAGCGCGACCCGCTGCCCGCCCGCGACGTGGATCGCGCCCGCGAACTCTTGGCCGAGGCCGGGGTGGACACGCCCCTGCGCATCGAGATGCAGGTCGGCAACAGCCCCGTCGCCATGCAGCAGGCGCAGGTCGTCCAGGCCATGGCGGCCGAGGCGGGCTTCGACATCAGCCTGCGCGCGACCGAATTCGCCACGCTGCTGTCGGAGAACGCGGCGGGCAATTTCGACATGTCCCAGCAGGGCTGGTCGGGCCGCATCGACCCCGATGCCAACATCCACCCCTTCGTCAGCTGCGAAGGCGGCAATAACGACCAGAAATACTGCAACGAGGAGGTCGACGCCCTGCTGGCCCAGGCCCGCGCCGAACCGGATCCGGAGGCCCGCAAGGCGCTCTATGACCAGACGCGCGAGATCCTGGCCGAGGATCTGCCGATCATCTACCTCTATCACATCAAGTATTTCTTCACGATGCGCCAAGGGATCGAAGGGTTCGAACCCTATGCCGACGGCATCATCCGCCTGCGCGGCGTCAGCGGCTGA
- a CDS encoding ABC transporter ATP-binding protein has protein sequence MSDPILTTTALEKRFTSGKGIIGKPTVIHAVNGVSLSVERGETFAIVGESGCGKSTLARLLLRLLEPTEGTVTYDGQDLTGLSAARMRKLRAEMQFIFQDPFSSLNPRMTVETIVGEPLLVHSTLSRKERRARVADLLTKVGLRPDHADRYPHEFSGGQRQRICVARALASGPKLLIGDEPVSALDVSVQAQIVNLLEDLKDDFGLTLIIIAHDLSVIRHMADRVAVMYLGEVVELAATEDLYSTPRHPYTRALLSAIPVPSPGGRGQIAHLGGDIPSPANPPPGCKFHTRCPHATEICRTTRPVLEEGTAHQTACHHWRDLPTLSEPAPTPERSPATAARFALWREHST, from the coding sequence ATGAGCGATCCGATCCTGACCACCACCGCGCTGGAAAAGCGATTCACCTCGGGCAAGGGGATCATCGGCAAGCCGACCGTGATCCACGCCGTCAACGGCGTCAGCCTGTCGGTGGAACGCGGCGAAACCTTCGCCATCGTCGGCGAATCGGGCTGCGGGAAATCGACGCTGGCGCGGTTGCTGCTGCGCCTGCTGGAACCGACCGAAGGGACCGTCACCTATGACGGGCAGGACCTGACCGGCCTTTCCGCCGCCCGGATGCGCAAGCTGCGGGCCGAGATGCAGTTCATCTTTCAGGACCCGTTTTCCTCGCTGAACCCGCGCATGACGGTCGAGACCATCGTGGGCGAGCCGCTGCTGGTCCATTCCACCCTGTCGCGCAAGGAACGCCGGGCACGGGTCGCGGATCTGCTGACCAAGGTGGGGCTGCGGCCCGACCATGCCGACCGTTATCCGCATGAATTCTCGGGCGGGCAGCGCCAGCGCATCTGCGTGGCCCGCGCGCTGGCCTCCGGGCCCAAGCTGCTGATCGGGGACGAGCCGGTATCCGCGCTGGACGTGTCGGTGCAGGCCCAGATCGTCAACCTGCTGGAGGATCTGAAGGACGATTTCGGCCTGACGCTGATCATCATCGCGCATGACCTGTCGGTGATCCGCCACATGGCCGACCGCGTGGCCGTCATGTATCTGGGCGAGGTGGTCGAACTGGCCGCGACCGAGGACTTGTATTCGACGCCGCGCCATCCCTATACGCGGGCGCTGCTGTCCGCGATCCCGGTGCCCAGCCCCGGCGGGCGGGGCCAGATCGCGCATCTGGGCGGCGACATCCCCTCGCCCGCCAATCCGCCCCCGGGCTGCAAGTTCCACACCCGTTGCCCCCATGCGACCGAGATCTGCCGCACCACCCGCCCCGTGCTGGAGGAGGGGACGGCGCATCAGACCGCCTGCCATCACTGGCGCGACCTGCCGACCCTGTCGGAACCCGCGCCGACCCCCGAACGCAGCCCTGCCACGGCGGCGCGCTTCGCGCTCTGGCGCGAACATTCCACCTGA